A window of the Amycolatopsis solani genome harbors these coding sequences:
- the cobF gene encoding precorrin-6A synthase (deacetylating) produces MRKLYAIGIGAGDPEHLTVQAIDRLNRVDVFFVLDKGSEKADLVRLRQEILDRFVTRADYRVVLAEDPPRDRTPVDYRAAVADWHAARAEVYERLIRSELGPSGTGAFLVWGDPSLYDSTIALIEAVLARGNVEFEYEVVPGVSSISALVARHRTTMNQIGRAVQLTTGRRLAEGWPDGADDVFVLLDAHTTFDRFTGEGLQIFWGAYVGTPDEILLSGPLTAGLADEIRRVRTAARERHGWIMDTYLLRRPVRK; encoded by the coding sequence ATGCGCAAGCTCTACGCGATCGGGATCGGTGCCGGCGACCCGGAGCACCTCACGGTGCAGGCGATCGACCGCCTCAACCGCGTCGACGTCTTCTTCGTCCTCGACAAGGGCTCGGAGAAGGCCGACCTGGTGCGGCTGCGGCAGGAGATCCTCGACCGGTTCGTCACCCGCGCGGACTACCGCGTGGTGCTGGCGGAGGACCCGCCCCGCGACCGCACGCCGGTGGACTACCGGGCCGCGGTCGCCGACTGGCACGCGGCGCGCGCGGAGGTCTACGAGCGGCTGATCCGGTCCGAGCTGGGTCCGTCCGGCACGGGAGCGTTCCTGGTGTGGGGCGACCCGTCGCTGTACGACAGCACGATCGCCTTGATCGAGGCGGTGCTCGCGCGGGGGAACGTCGAGTTCGAGTACGAGGTCGTTCCGGGGGTCAGCAGCATCTCGGCACTGGTGGCCCGCCACCGGACGACGATGAACCAGATCGGCCGGGCGGTCCAGCTGACGACGGGCCGCCGGCTGGCCGAGGGCTGGCCGGACGGGGCCGACGACGTCTTCGTGCTCCTGGACGCCCACACCACGTTCGACCGCTTCACCGGCGAGGGCTTGCAGATCTTCTGGGGCGCCTACGTGGGTACACCGGACGAAATCCTGCTTTCGGGCCCGCTGACGGCCGGCTTGGCCGACGAGATCCGCCGCGTCCGGACGGCGGCGCGGGAGCGCCACGGCTGGATCATGGACACGTACCTGCTGCGCCGGCCGGTCCGGAAATAG
- a CDS encoding bifunctional FO biosynthesis protein CofGH, whose translation MGPEPDATAPTASAMRRALARARDGKTLDVAEAAVLLHARGEDLGKLSEYASRIRDAGLAEAGRAGIITYSRKVFIPLTRLCRDRCGYCTFVTVPGRLESPFLSPDEVLDIARKGAEMGCKEALFTLGDRPEDRWKAAREWLDAHGYDDTLSYVRAMAIRVLEETGLLPHLNPGVLTWQDFQRLKPVAPSMGMMLETTATRLWSEKGGPHYGSPDKDPAVRLRVLEDAGRSSVPFTTGVLIGIGETFEERADALFEIRKVAKTYGGIQEVIVQNFRAKPDTKMRATPDADLEELAANIAVARLVLGPKMRIQAPPNLIGSQYDLMIRAGIDDWGGVSPLTPDHVNPERAWPQIDELARRTEKAGFELKERLTIYPEYVKAGEPWLDPRITRHVAALVDYDTGMAREGAMPVGIPWQEPDGGWQESGRTDLHTEIDTTGRTEDRRSDFDSVYGDWKEIGDRIKTGPQKFDSTVLEALRSAEKDPAGLSDDAALALLHAEGRELDAFTKLADDLRRETVGDDVTFVVTRNINFTNVCYTGCRFCAFAQRRTDADAYTLSLEQVGDRVDEAWAAGATEICMQGGIHPDLPGTAYFDLAAEVKRRQPDIHLHSYSPMEVVNGASRTNLSLRDWLIAAKESGVDSLPGTAAEILDDDVRWVLTKGKLPTSEWIKVVTTAHEVGLPTTSTMMYGHVDTPAHWVAHLKLLARLQREGLEKHGKRGFSEFVLLPFIHQSSPIYLAGLARPGATQNENRAVHALSRLLLHGMIDNIQSSWVKLGTEGSRAVLQGGVNDIGGTLMEETISRMAGASNGSYKTISDMREMVEPLGRPLVQRTTGYGRPSAERIAAAEASDGVATAVRKPLLPLLTP comes from the coding sequence ATGGGACCCGAACCCGACGCCACCGCCCCGACCGCCTCCGCGATGCGCCGCGCGCTCGCCCGGGCGCGTGACGGGAAGACACTCGACGTAGCCGAAGCGGCCGTCCTGCTGCACGCCCGCGGCGAAGACCTGGGGAAGCTGTCCGAGTACGCGTCGCGCATCCGCGACGCCGGCCTGGCCGAGGCCGGGCGCGCCGGCATCATCACCTACAGCCGCAAGGTCTTCATCCCGCTGACCCGCCTGTGCCGCGACCGCTGCGGCTACTGCACCTTCGTCACGGTGCCGGGCCGGCTCGAATCGCCGTTCCTCTCCCCGGACGAGGTCCTCGACATCGCCCGCAAAGGCGCGGAGATGGGCTGCAAGGAAGCCCTCTTCACGCTCGGCGACCGGCCCGAGGACCGCTGGAAGGCCGCGCGCGAGTGGCTGGACGCGCACGGCTACGACGACACGCTCTCCTACGTCCGCGCGATGGCCATCCGCGTCCTCGAGGAAACCGGCCTGCTGCCGCACCTCAACCCGGGCGTGCTGACCTGGCAGGACTTCCAGCGGCTCAAGCCGGTCGCGCCGTCGATGGGCATGATGCTGGAGACCACGGCGACCCGGCTGTGGTCCGAAAAGGGCGGGCCGCACTACGGCTCGCCGGACAAGGATCCGGCGGTCCGGCTGCGGGTGCTCGAAGACGCCGGGCGCAGCTCGGTCCCGTTCACCACCGGTGTCCTGATCGGCATCGGCGAGACGTTCGAGGAACGCGCGGACGCGCTGTTCGAGATCCGCAAGGTCGCCAAGACCTACGGCGGCATCCAGGAAGTCATCGTGCAGAACTTCCGCGCCAAGCCGGACACGAAGATGCGCGCGACCCCGGACGCCGACCTCGAAGAGCTCGCCGCGAACATCGCCGTCGCCCGGCTGGTGCTCGGGCCGAAGATGCGCATCCAGGCACCGCCGAACCTGATCGGCAGCCAGTACGACCTGATGATCCGCGCCGGCATCGACGACTGGGGCGGCGTCTCGCCGCTGACCCCGGACCACGTCAACCCGGAACGCGCGTGGCCGCAGATCGACGAGCTCGCCCGCCGCACCGAGAAGGCCGGCTTCGAGCTCAAGGAACGGCTCACCATCTACCCCGAGTACGTCAAGGCCGGCGAGCCGTGGCTGGACCCGCGGATCACGCGGCACGTCGCCGCGCTCGTCGACTACGACACCGGGATGGCCCGCGAGGGCGCGATGCCGGTCGGCATCCCGTGGCAGGAGCCGGACGGCGGCTGGCAGGAGTCCGGGCGCACCGACCTGCACACCGAGATCGACACCACCGGCCGCACCGAAGACCGCCGCAGCGACTTCGACTCCGTCTACGGGGACTGGAAGGAGATCGGCGACCGGATCAAGACCGGGCCGCAGAAGTTCGACTCCACCGTCCTGGAAGCCTTGCGCAGCGCGGAAAAGGACCCGGCCGGGCTGTCCGACGACGCCGCGCTCGCGCTGCTGCACGCCGAGGGTCGCGAGCTGGACGCGTTCACGAAGCTCGCCGACGACCTGCGGCGCGAGACGGTCGGGGACGACGTCACGTTCGTCGTCACGCGGAACATCAACTTCACCAACGTCTGCTACACGGGTTGCCGCTTCTGCGCCTTCGCGCAGCGTCGCACCGACGCCGACGCGTACACGCTCTCGCTGGAGCAGGTCGGCGACCGCGTCGACGAGGCGTGGGCCGCGGGCGCGACCGAGATCTGCATGCAGGGCGGCATCCACCCGGACCTGCCGGGCACCGCGTACTTCGACCTCGCGGCCGAGGTCAAGCGCCGTCAGCCGGACATCCACCTGCACTCGTACAGCCCGATGGAGGTCGTCAACGGCGCTTCGCGGACCAACCTGTCCCTTCGCGACTGGCTGATCGCGGCGAAGGAGTCCGGGGTGGACTCACTGCCGGGCACGGCGGCGGAGATCCTCGACGACGACGTCCGCTGGGTGCTCACCAAGGGCAAACTGCCGACGTCGGAGTGGATCAAGGTGGTCACGACGGCGCACGAGGTCGGGCTCCCGACGACGTCGACGATGATGTACGGCCACGTCGACACGCCCGCGCACTGGGTCGCGCACCTCAAGCTCCTCGCCCGGCTGCAGCGGGAAGGCCTGGAGAAGCACGGCAAGCGCGGGTTCAGCGAGTTCGTGCTGCTGCCGTTCATCCACCAGAGCTCCCCGATCTACCTCGCCGGGCTCGCCCGCCCGGGCGCGACGCAGAACGAGAACCGCGCGGTGCACGCGCTGTCCCGGCTGCTGCTGCACGGCATGATCGACAACATCCAGAGCTCCTGGGTCAAGCTCGGCACCGAGGGCAGCCGCGCGGTGCTGCAGGGCGGCGTCAACGACATCGGCGGCACGCTGATGGAGGAGACGATCAGCCGGATGGCGGGCGCGTCGAACGGGTCGTACAAGACGATCAGCGACATGCGCGAGATGGTCGAGCCGCTGGGCAGGCCGCTGGTGCAGCGCACGACGGGGTACGGCCGCCCGTCGGCCGAGCGCATCGCCGCGGCGGAGGCTTCGGACGGCGTCGCGACGGCGGTGCGCAAGCCGCTCCTGCCGTTGCTGACCCCGTGA
- a CDS encoding DUF4232 domain-containing protein, which translates to MGVSRIVPLSVLALLAGCGSPPPAPVPTVTASPSPTYAPPPSSGLSLSVGPVEAGLGHRASVLTLTNRDSLPRKVTGYPDLKVLASDGTPLDVKVEHGTSYFARDLGPQDLTVRPGEHVVAVLAWSATVTSGDTRTGAAISVVPVAGESAQKQPLDTDLGTTDTVTLSSWATGIGG; encoded by the coding sequence ATGGGGGTTTCTCGCATAGTGCCGTTGTCCGTGCTCGCGCTCCTGGCCGGCTGCGGCAGTCCGCCACCCGCTCCGGTGCCCACAGTGACGGCGAGTCCCAGTCCGACGTACGCGCCGCCGCCGTCGAGCGGGCTGTCCCTTTCGGTCGGACCGGTCGAAGCCGGGCTCGGGCACCGCGCCAGCGTGCTGACGCTGACCAACCGGGACAGCCTGCCGCGGAAAGTGACCGGCTACCCGGACCTGAAGGTGCTGGCGAGTGACGGCACACCGCTCGACGTCAAGGTCGAGCACGGAACCTCATACTTCGCGCGGGACCTCGGCCCGCAGGACCTGACCGTCCGGCCGGGCGAGCACGTCGTGGCCGTGCTCGCCTGGTCGGCCACCGTCACCTCCGGCGACACGCGCACGGGTGCGGCGATTTCGGTGGTGCCCGTCGCCGGCGAAAGTGCGCAAAAGCAGCCCCTCGACACCGATCTGGGCACCACGGACACCGTCACGCTCAGTTCGTGGGCGACCGGAATCGGCGGTTGA
- a CDS encoding alpha/beta fold hydrolase → MNLAYDDLGPRDGRPVLLVHGHPFDRSMWRPQAEYLAERGHRVVTPDLRGYGDSGSSDTKTGLDVFAHDLVELADHLGLASFVLGGLSMGGQIVMQLVRDHPSRVSALLLADTFAGLDTPAAKQARLDTAARITEQGMDAYADELLPKMISKQTRATRPDVEAHVRRMMRTAPKEGAAAALRGRAERPDYTPALSHIAVPTLVVVGSEDEFTPVADAELIHREVPRSTLVVIEGAGHLPNLERETEFNDALETFLKSSGATP, encoded by the coding sequence ATGAACCTCGCCTACGACGACCTCGGCCCGCGGGACGGACGCCCGGTCCTCCTGGTCCACGGCCACCCCTTCGACCGCTCGATGTGGCGACCCCAGGCCGAGTACCTGGCCGAGCGGGGCCACCGGGTGGTGACCCCCGACCTCCGCGGCTACGGCGACTCCGGGAGCAGCGACACCAAGACCGGCCTCGACGTCTTCGCGCACGACCTCGTCGAGCTGGCCGACCACCTCGGGCTGGCGAGCTTCGTCCTCGGCGGCCTCTCCATGGGCGGCCAGATCGTCATGCAGCTGGTGCGGGACCACCCGAGCCGGGTCAGCGCACTCCTCCTGGCCGACACCTTCGCCGGCCTCGACACCCCGGCGGCCAAGCAGGCGCGCCTCGACACCGCCGCGAGGATCACCGAGCAGGGCATGGACGCCTACGCCGACGAGCTCCTCCCCAAGATGATCTCGAAGCAGACCCGCGCGACCAGGCCCGACGTCGAGGCCCACGTCCGGCGCATGATGCGCACCGCGCCGAAAGAAGGAGCCGCGGCCGCGCTGCGCGGACGTGCCGAGCGCCCCGACTACACGCCGGCGCTCTCCCACATAGCCGTGCCGACCCTGGTCGTCGTCGGCAGCGAGGACGAGTTCACGCCGGTCGCCGACGCCGAGCTCATCCACCGCGAGGTCCCGCGTTCGACCCTGGTGGTGATCGAAGGCGCGGGCCACCTGCCTAACCTGGAGCGCGAGACCGAGTTCAACGACGCCCTCGAAACGTTCCTCAAGAGCAGCGGAGCAACTCCATGA
- a CDS encoding HalD/BesD family halogenase: protein MSTSVDALGMVDTERYPLTDPGSAAWREIVGRTRADLAEAGCSVLADFVRPELREVLRTECAELEPHAYTKIEKVNAYNTAVGEPLPEDHPGRTIMERGNAFVARDRIPASSIIDRLYTSPLFQRFVADCFDLPELYELADPLAGLTLNVIAPGRAHPWHFDTNAYTVSMLTQAAEAGGTFEFCPGIRSTADENFPAVRAVLAGDTRLVRRLDLRPGDLQLFKGRFALHRVSTVEGAIARHSAIFAYSERPGVIGSAERTRQLFGRVLPAHLAGHTVRGDELLD, encoded by the coding sequence ATGAGCACCTCCGTGGACGCGTTGGGCATGGTCGACACCGAGCGCTACCCGCTCACCGATCCGGGAAGCGCCGCCTGGCGGGAAATCGTCGGCCGCACCCGCGCGGACCTGGCCGAAGCCGGCTGCAGCGTGCTGGCCGACTTCGTCCGGCCGGAACTGCGGGAGGTGCTGCGCACCGAGTGCGCCGAGCTCGAGCCGCACGCCTACACGAAGATCGAAAAGGTCAACGCCTACAACACCGCGGTCGGCGAGCCGCTGCCCGAAGACCACCCCGGCCGGACGATCATGGAACGCGGCAACGCCTTCGTCGCCCGCGACCGCATCCCCGCGTCGTCGATCATCGACCGGCTCTACACGAGCCCGTTGTTCCAGCGGTTCGTCGCGGACTGCTTCGACCTGCCCGAACTGTACGAACTCGCCGATCCCCTCGCCGGGCTGACGCTCAACGTGATCGCGCCCGGCCGCGCGCACCCGTGGCACTTCGACACGAACGCCTACACCGTGAGCATGCTGACGCAGGCCGCGGAAGCGGGCGGCACCTTCGAGTTCTGCCCGGGCATCCGGTCCACCGCTGACGAAAACTTCCCCGCGGTGCGGGCGGTCCTCGCCGGTGACACCCGCCTGGTGCGGCGGCTGGACCTCCGGCCGGGCGACCTCCAATTGTTCAAAGGCCGCTTCGCCTTGCACCGGGTCAGTACGGTGGAGGGCGCGATCGCGCGGCATTCCGCGATCTTCGCCTACAGCGAGCGCCCGGGGGTGATCGGCAGCGCGGAGCGGACCCGCCAGCTCTTCGGCCGCGTCCTGCCGGCCCACCTCGCCGGGCACACCGTCCGCGGCGACGAACTGCTCGACTGA
- a CDS encoding IS1634 family transposase, whose product MVGKKIGGRTYYYLAESARVDGKPRVVTQRYLGTADEIARAVPGGEPASASHRTYGDVAAVWATLSRLDFVRRVDDVVRSKPSLGSSLAVAVLHRATAPETPIAQWWEASPAADLVRLSTVDGLWRTLERLTPERIAGIEETVSTAVLETLDDHEALAVDVPQFAVFAPADCTLPSACREVLAGVGLRVTRDGAIPLASRLYRRDNAPTFAALTGELGPATLVFHAGQAAQLDLGSRSGFVGSLPLTDHPELLTQPASARKRVDPERFAGLTALDTHAVVDGVRRRVVLTHSATLHAAQSRAFADELATTTRELDGLAAALAAGTHRGDRAQVHAEIGRVTRGRRIERVLTAVLTGTRPGEIRVERRIDSAAVARLDDEFFGKQVLVTDRDWPVGDVVTAYRARTHLESTFRWLTGPALTGPTPRWEWTRARIAAHGLVSVLAATVTHLMRREADRAGMNLSVRELLDRLAGIGELVLTYPSTGGRPRTKRLLTGSDPEQQALFSLFQLSR is encoded by the coding sequence GTGGTCGGCAAGAAGATCGGCGGCCGGACGTACTACTACCTGGCGGAGTCCGCCCGGGTCGACGGCAAGCCCCGGGTGGTGACCCAGCGTTATCTCGGCACGGCCGACGAGATCGCCCGCGCCGTCCCGGGTGGCGAACCGGCGTCGGCTTCGCACCGGACGTACGGCGACGTCGCCGCGGTGTGGGCGACGCTGTCCCGGCTGGACTTCGTCCGCCGCGTCGACGACGTCGTGCGGTCGAAGCCGTCGCTGGGGTCGAGCCTGGCCGTCGCGGTGCTGCACCGCGCGACCGCGCCGGAGACGCCGATCGCGCAGTGGTGGGAAGCGAGCCCGGCCGCGGACCTGGTCCGGCTGTCCACAGTGGATGGTCTGTGGCGGACGCTGGAACGCCTGACCCCGGAGCGGATCGCGGGGATCGAGGAGACCGTTTCCACCGCCGTCCTCGAGACGCTCGACGACCACGAAGCCCTCGCCGTCGACGTCCCGCAGTTCGCCGTGTTCGCCCCCGCGGACTGCACGCTGCCCTCGGCCTGCCGGGAGGTGCTCGCCGGCGTGGGACTGCGCGTCACCCGCGACGGCGCCATCCCGCTGGCCTCGCGGCTGTACCGCCGCGACAACGCCCCGACGTTCGCCGCGCTGACCGGCGAGCTGGGCCCGGCCACGCTGGTCTTCCACGCCGGGCAGGCCGCGCAGCTCGACCTCGGTTCCCGCAGCGGGTTCGTCGGCTCGTTGCCGCTGACCGACCACCCGGAGCTGCTGACGCAGCCCGCGTCGGCCCGCAAGCGCGTCGACCCCGAGCGGTTCGCCGGCCTCACCGCGCTCGACACGCACGCGGTCGTCGACGGCGTCCGCCGCCGGGTGGTCCTGACCCACTCGGCGACCCTGCACGCGGCCCAGTCCCGGGCGTTCGCCGACGAGCTGGCCACCACCACCCGCGAGCTGGACGGCCTGGCCGCGGCGCTGGCCGCCGGCACCCACCGCGGCGACCGCGCGCAAGTGCACGCCGAAATCGGCCGGGTCACACGCGGGCGGCGCATCGAACGCGTCCTCACCGCCGTGCTCACCGGCACCCGGCCCGGCGAGATCCGGGTGGAACGGCGGATCGATTCCGCCGCGGTGGCCCGGCTGGACGACGAGTTCTTCGGCAAGCAGGTCCTGGTCACCGACCGGGACTGGCCGGTCGGCGACGTCGTCACGGCCTACCGCGCGCGCACTCACCTGGAGTCGACGTTCCGCTGGCTGACCGGGCCCGCGCTGACCGGCCCGACCCCGCGCTGGGAGTGGACGCGCGCGCGGATCGCGGCCCACGGCCTGGTGTCGGTGCTGGCGGCGACGGTGACCCACCTGATGCGCCGCGAGGCGGACCGGGCGGGCATGAACCTGTCGGTCCGGGAGCTGCTGGACCGGCTCGCGGGCATCGGCGAGCTGGTGCTGACGTACCCGTCGACCGGCGGGCGGCCGCGGACCAAGCGCCTGCTGACCGGGTCGGACCCGGAGCAGCAGGCGCTCTTCTCCCTCTTTCAGCTCTCCCGGTAG
- a CDS encoding heavy-metal-associated domain-containing protein, which yields MTEATYTVEGMTCGHCATSVREEVSELAGVRQVDVDFESGRVIVTSDTPLTAEAVAAAVTEAGYRLVA from the coding sequence ATGACCGAAGCGACCTACACCGTCGAGGGCATGACCTGCGGACACTGCGCCACCTCGGTCCGCGAAGAGGTCTCCGAACTCGCCGGGGTCCGGCAGGTCGACGTCGATTTCGAGAGCGGGCGCGTGATCGTGACCAGCGACACCCCGCTGACCGCCGAAGCGGTCGCGGCGGCCGTCACCGAGGCCGGATACCGCCTGGTCGCCTGA
- a CDS encoding SDR family oxidoreductase — MTQQTVFVTGASAGFGDAIARRFVAEGARVIAVARSADKLEKLAGELGDAVLPVTLDVSDPDAVKNTVESLPDDWKTVDVLVNNAGLAKGLQPAHQAVLDDWDQMIATNVRGLAHVTRALLPGMVERGRGHVINIGSIAGTYPYPGGNVYGATKAFVHQFSLNLRSDLHGTGVRVTNVEPGMVGGTDFSKVRFDGDAAKADKVYEGTTPLTAEDVAESVYWAASQPKHVNINVIELMPVVQSFSALQIYRES; from the coding sequence ATGACCCAGCAGACCGTGTTCGTGACCGGCGCCAGCGCCGGCTTCGGCGACGCCATCGCGCGCCGGTTCGTCGCCGAGGGCGCCCGCGTGATCGCCGTCGCCCGCAGCGCGGACAAGCTCGAGAAGCTCGCCGGCGAGCTCGGCGACGCCGTCCTGCCCGTGACCCTCGACGTCAGCGACCCCGACGCCGTCAAGAACACCGTCGAAAGCCTGCCGGACGACTGGAAGACCGTGGACGTCCTGGTCAACAACGCCGGTCTGGCGAAGGGCCTCCAGCCCGCCCACCAGGCCGTCCTCGACGACTGGGACCAGATGATCGCGACCAACGTCCGCGGCCTCGCGCACGTCACGCGCGCGCTGCTGCCCGGGATGGTCGAGCGCGGCCGCGGCCACGTGATCAACATCGGCTCGATCGCCGGCACCTACCCCTACCCCGGCGGCAACGTCTACGGCGCGACCAAGGCGTTCGTCCACCAGTTCAGCCTCAACCTGCGCAGCGACCTGCACGGCACCGGCGTCCGCGTGACGAACGTCGAGCCCGGCATGGTGGGCGGCACGGACTTCTCGAAGGTCCGCTTCGACGGCGACGCCGCGAAGGCCGACAAGGTGTACGAGGGCACCACGCCGCTGACCGCGGAGGACGTCGCCGAGTCGGTGTACTGGGCCGCCAGCCAGCCGAAGCACGTGAACATCAACGTCATCGAGCTGATGCCGGTGGTCCAGAGCTTCTCGGCCCTGCAGATCTACCGGGAGAGCTGA
- a CDS encoding class I SAM-dependent methyltransferase, whose translation MPFDSTGKISFDHIYTAPDPRPFFGTLRRVDYHIPQLAKPYFAKLIDEHPAERPTVLDVGCSYGVNAALQRCDATMDDLYAHYTDPAVAALGHAQLIEADRARIVDDGGPRFYGLDASAPALEYALSAGFLDEAIHADLERDDPDGTQRKLLDDVDLVVSTGCVGYVTEKTITRIARGARPWMAHFVLRMFSYDPIAESLAELGYETAEVGGVFRQRRFASAEEQAQILDTLDAAGVDPTGLESEGWLYARLFVSRPEGAAALATALETHEEG comes from the coding sequence GTGCCTTTCGACTCGACCGGCAAGATCTCGTTCGACCACATCTACACCGCGCCCGACCCGCGCCCGTTCTTCGGGACACTGCGGCGCGTGGACTACCACATCCCGCAGCTGGCGAAGCCGTACTTCGCGAAGCTGATCGACGAACACCCCGCGGAGCGCCCGACCGTGCTCGACGTCGGCTGCTCCTACGGCGTCAACGCCGCGCTCCAGCGCTGCGACGCCACGATGGACGACCTGTACGCCCACTACACCGACCCGGCCGTGGCCGCGCTCGGCCACGCGCAGCTGATCGAGGCGGATCGGGCCCGGATCGTCGACGACGGCGGCCCGCGGTTCTACGGCCTGGACGCGTCGGCCCCCGCGCTCGAGTACGCGCTTTCCGCCGGGTTCCTCGACGAGGCGATCCACGCCGACCTCGAGCGCGACGACCCGGACGGCACCCAGCGGAAGCTCCTCGACGACGTCGACCTCGTCGTCTCCACCGGCTGCGTCGGCTACGTCACCGAGAAGACCATCACCCGGATCGCGCGCGGCGCGCGGCCGTGGATGGCGCACTTCGTGCTGCGGATGTTCTCCTACGACCCGATCGCCGAGAGCCTGGCCGAGCTGGGCTACGAGACCGCCGAAGTCGGCGGGGTGTTCCGGCAGCGGCGGTTCGCCTCCGCCGAAGAGCAGGCGCAGATCCTCGACACCCTCGACGCCGCCGGCGTCGATCCGACCGGGCTCGAGTCCGAAGGGTGGCTCTACGCCCGGTTGTTCGTTTCCCGCCCCGAAGGCGCGGCCGCCTTGGCCACCGCGCTCGAAACCCACGAAGAAGGATGA